A part of Sparus aurata chromosome 19, fSpaAur1.1, whole genome shotgun sequence genomic DNA contains:
- the LOC115570187 gene encoding inositol monophosphatase 1-like, with the protein MAEDLWKKEYDFAVAVARKAGAVIREAGEKEIKVCTKSSTVDLVTKTDERVEKIIIGSLKEEFGEGTHCFIGEESVAKGEPCILTDKPTWIIDPVDGTTNFVHGFPFVAVSIAFAVNKELEFGVVYSCLEDKMYKARRGKGAFCDDDRITVSDVEEIKKSIIISEHGTDRSPEKVKKIFSTMQKILCIPVHGLRGSGTAATNMCLVACGAVEAFFEIGIHCWDIAAGAVIVKEAGGILLDVDGGPFDLMSRRMVSANNKKIADRIIKEIEIFPAERDDAPIQKK; encoded by the exons ATGGCAGAAGACCTGTGGAAGAAAGAATACGACTTTGCTGTCGCAGTGGCGAGAAAAGCCGGAGCG GTCATCCGGGAAGCCGGGGAGAAGGAAATAAAGGTCTGCACGAAGAGCTCCACTGTGGACCTCGTCACCAAGACCGATGAGAGGGTGGAGAAGATCATCATCGGGTCTCTTAAGGAGGAGTTCGGGGAAGGCACGCACTG CTTCATCGGAGAGGAGTCGGTCGCGAAGGGGGAGCCGTGCATCTTAACTGACAAACCCACGTGGATCATAGACCCTGTGGACGGCACCACGAACTTTGTGCATGG ATTCCCGTTCGTGGCTGTGTCGATCGCCTTCGCTGTCAACAAGGAG TTGGAGTTCGGTGTGGTGTACAGCTGCTTGGAGGACAAGATGTATAAAGCAAGGAGGGGGAAGGGAGCTTTCTGCGACGATGATCGGATCACAGTGTCCGATGTGGAAG AAATCAAGAAGTCTATTATCATCTCCGAACACGGGACTGACAGAAGCCCGGAGAAAGTAAAGAAGATCTTCTCTACCATGCAGAAGATCCTCTGCATCCCAGTACACGG GCTCCGTGGATCTGGGACCGCTGCCACTAACATGTGTCTGGTGGCGTGTGGGGCGGTGGAGGCCTTCTTCGAGATCGGGATCCACTGCTGGGACATTGCTGCTGGAGCGGTTATCGTCAAAGAAGCCGGAGGAATACTACTGGATGTTGATG GTGGACCATTCGATTTGATGTCCCGGAGGATGGTTTCGGCAAACAACAAGAAAATTGCTGATCGGATCATCAAGGAAATTGAAATATTCCCAGCGGAGAGGGACGACGCTCCAATCCAGAAGAAATGA
- the LOC115570186 gene encoding ADP-ribosyl cyclase/cyclic ADP-ribose hydrolase 1-like, which produces MNTQGIAIMSSPKTSAFFVMITMSLWFIMLLLRPGLLRAELGTTPNIKHIVVGRCYSYITLVNPSLRYDCEDIWSQFEEAVVRQSSCNVTVEDYHPMFYAMPQTWPCDSFLFWSKTRTLMHSYAAVVRHFWTLEDTLVGYMFNDLIWCGQEQDSGFDFSSCPEWSACRNHPVYSLWRRASQNFAEMACGNITVLLNGSIVNAFNRKSMFGSVELDGLNPHRVNYVNIKVVANLEGPFIESCSQGSIVDLIQILKSRGFRWTCTNNDETLMILQCIQNPKLSSCQTCANSLLLRRSLTLN; this is translated from the exons ATGAACACCCAGGGTATCGCCATCATGAGCTCCCCCAAAACATCTGCGTTCTTTGTAATGATCACCATGAGTCTAT GGTTTATTATGCTCCTGCTCCGTCCTGGCCTACTGAGGGCTGAGCTCGGGACAACCCCCAACATTAAACACATCGTGGTGGGAAGGTGTTACAGTTACATCACGCTAGTTAACCCCAGCTTGAG GTATGACTGTGAGGACATCTGGAGTCAGTTCGAAGAGGCGGTCGTCCGTCAGTCCTCTTGTAATGTGACCGTGGAGGATTATCATCCCATGTTTTATGCGATGCCACAAACCTGGCCTTGTGATTCG TTCCTCTTCTGGAGTAAAACCAGGACACTGATGCACAGCTATGCAGCTGTGGTGCGCCACTTCTGGACACTGGAGGACACGCTGGTCGGCTACATGTTCAACGACCTCATCTGGTGTGGACAAGAGCAAGACTCCG GTTTTGATTTCAGTTCTTGTCCGGAGTGGTCGGCATGTAGAAATCATCCAGTGTACTCCCTGTGGAGGCGAGCGTCCCAAAAT TTTGCAGAGATGGCGTGCGGCAACATCACAGTGTTACTGAATGGATCTATTGTCAACGCCTTCAATAGAAAAAG CATGTTTGGGAGTGTTGAGCTGGACGGTCTGAACCCACACAGGGTGAATTATGTCAACATAAAGGTAGTGGCCAATCTAGAGGGACCCTTCAT AGAATCATGTAGTCAAGGATCCATTGTAGACCTGATCCAGATCCTCAAGTCCAGAGGTTTCCGCTGGACTTGCACAAACAACGACGA GACCTTGATGATCCTTCAGTGCATCCAGAACCCCAAATTGTCTTCCTGCCAAACATGTGCAAACAGCCTGTTGCTCAGAAGGAGCCTCACGTTGAACTGA
- the LOC115570190 gene encoding tripartite motif-containing protein 16-like protein: protein MAATKDDLRRYWTDLTLDPDTAHPELGLSEDCTEATYLERPPPVPDHPDRFDYWEEVLCRQPLEGRCYWELEWRGEQVCIGVSYKGIARKGDGNETRFGMNQLSWCLDCSVFGFSFWHNDERTDIKAAPSSRIGIFLDHEAGRLSFYTISESVDLIHRVQTTFTEPLYAGFEFYNYGDQVKLFHLKNLE, encoded by the exons ATGGCAGCAACGAAGGATGATCTCCGCAGAT ACTGGACAGATCTCACTCTGGATCCAGACACAGCCCACCCTGAGCTCGGCCTCTCTGAAGACTGCACTGAAGCCACGTACCTCGAGCGTCCTCCGCCGGTCCCCGACCACCCTGACAGGTTTGACTACTGGGAGGAGGTGCTGTGCCGACAGCCCCTGGAGGGCCGTTGCTACTGGGAGCTGGAGTGGAGAGGGGAGCAGGTTTGCATTGGAGTGTCGTACAAAGGTATAGCCAGGAAAGGTGACGGCAACGAAACTCGGTTTGGAATGAACCAGCTCTCCTGGTGTTTGGACTGctctgtgtttggtttctctttCTGGCACAATGATGAGCGTACTGACATTAAAGCAGCTCCATCTTCGAGGATAGGCATATTCCTGGATCACGAAGCAGGGAGGCTTTCCTTTTACACCATCTCTGAGTCGGTAGATCTCATCCACAGAGTCCAAACCACCTTCACAGAGCCTCTCTATGCAGGATTTGAGTTCTATAACTATGGAGACCAGGTTAAACTTTTTCATCTGAAAAATCTGGAATGA
- the impa2 gene encoding inositol monophosphatase 2, producing the protein MSDPWQECMDHCVEVTKKAGKMIREALQKDITIMQKSSPVDLVTETDQKVEELIISSIKEKYPTHSFIGEESVAAGAPSVLTDNPTWIIDPIDGTTNFVHRFPFVSVSIGFTVKKEIEFGIVYSCIEEKMYTARKGKGAFCNGAPIKVSGQEDISQSMVLTEMGFKKNPEQFNTMLANVKTILTIPVHGIRSPGSAAVNMCLVACGSADAYYHMGIHCWDMAGGAAIVTEAGGVIMDISGGPFDLMSRRLIVASSRAIAERIAKEITEFHVGRDDTDG; encoded by the exons ATGAGCGATCCTTGGCAAGAATGTATGGATCACTGTGTGGAGGTCACCAAAAAGGCTGGGAAG ATGATCCGCGAGGCGCTCCAGAAGGACATCACCATCATGCAGAAGAGCTCGCCGGTTGACCTGGTGACCGAGACGGACCAGAAAGTGGAGGAGCTCATTATATCCTCCATCAAGGAAAAGTACCCGACTCACAG CTTCATAGGTGAGGAGTCAGTAGCAGCAGGTGCTCCCAGCGTCCTGACAGACAATCCCACTTGGATCATCGACCCCATCGACGGTACCACCAACTTTGTTCACAG GTTCCCGTTTGTGTCTGTATCAATTGGCTTCACCGTGAAGAAAGAG ATAGAGTTCGGGATCGTCTACAGCTGCATCGAGGAAAAGATGTACACGGCGCGAAAAGGCAAAGGAGCGTTCTGCAACGGAGCCCCCATCAAAGTGTCTGGACAAGAAG ATATCAGCCAGTCGATGGTGCTGACAGAAATGGGCTTCAAGAAGAATCCTGAGCAATTCAACACAATGTTGGCCAACGTcaagaccatcctcaccatccctGTGCACGG TATCCGCTCCCCGGGCAGCGCGGCTGTCAACATGTGTCTGGTAGCGTGCGGATCGGCTGATGCTTACTACCACATGGGCATCCACTGCTGGGACATGGCTGGAGGGGCAGCGATAGTTACCGAAGCTGGAGGAGTTATCATGGACATCTCAG GTGGACCGTTTGATCTGATGTCTCGGAGGCTGATCGTCGCCAGCAGCAGGGCGATAGCGGAGCGCATCGCGAAGGAGATAACAGAGTTCCACGTCGGCAGGGACGACACAGATGGCTAG